The following are from one region of the Vanessa cardui chromosome 3, ilVanCard2.1, whole genome shotgun sequence genome:
- the LOC124543770 gene encoding alkaline phosphatase-like — MSAWCCIVIMMCTINNGVLSPAPMNAEVKETYDRQYWYAQAQETLQKRLQYASEKNPVAKNVILVVGDGMSLTTATAARILRGQRRGQSGEDADLVWDTFPAVALAKTYNIDAQTGESSACATALLCGVKARYETLGLDAGGRFNNCASAINSKVTSLIDWAHEAGKSSGIVTTARITHATPAALYAHAPSRYWEDDSRVPPTVRRDCKDIALQLVENEPGKSINVIMGGGRRHFLPTITPDPEHPNREGRRLDGRNLAEDWAREKKRRRLRAQYIHSREQLAKLDPRTVDYLLGLFEYSHMEFNAERGAVLDTEEGTAASTAVKADDPSLADMTRAALAILTKNDKGFFLLLEGGRIDHAHHYNNPYRALDETLELETALLAALEKVNPAETLIVVTADHGHVMTFGGQATPRGHPILGADTVVSDIDGLRYTTLLYGTGPGHSEPRALPLNGTSTPADAVHAAAVPRQWATHGGEDVPIYALGPMATVLFAGVVEQSYIPHAIAYAACLAHQARRCHESIFNYTKPQVKLPNCVPPEVSSVSAADETRNEGSSGRRVVVASSVMSDERVPRSPAPLIAPLVNVILYLTLFALSFGL, encoded by the exons ATGAGTGCTTGGTGCTGCATCGTGATCATGATGTGCACGATCAACAATGGAGTCCTGTCTCCGGCACCGATGAATGCAGAAGTTAAGGAAACATACG ATCGTCAGTATTGGTATGCGCAAGCTCAAGAAACGCTACAGAAGCGACTACAATACGCGTCCGAGAAGAATCCAGTGGCAAA GAACGTAATATTAGTCGTTGGTGACGGTATGAGCTTAACGACAGCAACAGCGGCGAGGATTTTGCGCGGACAGCGGAGAGGTCAGTCAGGGGAAGACGCGGACCTAGTCTGGGACACTTTTCCTGCAGTTGCTCTTGCAAAG ACCTACAATATTGACGCGCAAACGGGAGAATCATCCGCCTGTGCAACGGCCCTCTTATGTGGAGTGAAAGCTCGATATGAAACCTTAGGCCTCGACGCTGGAGGCCGTTTCAATAACTGCGCTTCTGCTATCAATTCCAAAGTTACTTCGCTGATCGATTGGGCCCACGAAGCTG gtAAATCGAGTGGTATAGTAACAACAGCGCGTATCACACACGCAACTCCAGCGGCGTTGTATGCGCATGCGCCGTCGAGGTACTGGGAAGATGACAGCCGTGTGCCACCGACTGTGAGACGCGACTGCAAAGATATCGCCTTGCAGCTTGTTGAAAATGAGCCTGgaaaaagtataaat GTAATAATGGGTGGAGGTAGGCGTCACTTCCTACCAACGATAACCCCCGATCCTGAGCATCCAAATAGAGAAGGTAGAAGACTAGATGGTAGAAACCTAGCAGAGGACTGGGCGAGAGAGAAAAAAAGAAGGCGACTCCGAGCCCAGTACATACACTCGCGGGAACAACTAGCTAAGTTAGATCCGAGGACAGTTGATTACTTATTAG GTCTGTTTGAATATTCTCACATGGAGTTTAATGCGGAAAGAGGAGCCGTTTTAGACACAGAGGAAGGTACAGCTGCTAGTACAGCCGTGAAAGCCGACGACCCATCTTTAGCAGACATGACTCGTGCCGCACTCGCTATATTGACGAAGAACGACAAAGGATTCTTTTTACTCCTAGAAG gtggACGAATAGATCACGCTCATCATTATAACAATCCCTACAGAGCACTCGATGAAACATTAGAATTGGAAACGGCGTTATTAGCGGCCTTGGAAAAAGTAAATCCGGCAGAGACTCTCATTGTCGTGACCGCAGACCACGGCCATGTAATGACTTTTGGGGGGCAAGCCACACCTAGGGGCCACCCCATATTAG GTGCTGATACAGTGGTATCAGATATTGATGGTTTAAGATACACTACGTTATTATATGGTACTGGACCAGGCCATTCGGAGCCTCGAGCCCTTCCTCTAAATGGTACCAGCACTCCAGCTGATGCAGTTCATGCTGCAGCAGTACCAAGACAATGGGCGACACATGGAGGGGAAGACGTACCAATTTACGCCTTAG GTCCGATGGCGACGGTTTTATTCGCTGGAGTGGTGGAGCAAAGCTATATTCCTCACGCCATTGCCTACGCTGCATGTCTCGCGCACCAAGCACGAAGATGCCATGAGTCGATTTTCAATTATACAAAACCACAG GTCAAATTACCGAACTGCGTTCCACCAGAGGTAAGCAGTGTTTCAGCGGCAGATGAAACAAGAAATGAGGGCTCCAGCGGGCGTCGTGTTGTTGTCGCGTCGAGCGTTATGTCAGATGAAAGAGTACCGCGTTCGCCCGCTCCGCTTATCGCTCCTCTTGTGAATGTAATACTCTACCTTACATTGTTTGCATTGAGTTTTGGACTTTAA